In the genome of Gloeotrichia echinulata CP02, one region contains:
- the smpB gene encoding SsrA-binding protein SmpB, with protein MSDKSESYKVISENRQARYLYEILETYEAGIQLVGTEVKSIRAGKVNLQDGYALIRDGEAWLINAHISPYNASGSYFNHEPRRTRKLLLHRQEIRKLIGKVEQQGLTLVPLKMYFKRGRVKVVIALGKGKKLHDKREDLKKRQDKRDMQRAMKNY; from the coding sequence ATGAGCGACAAGAGCGAAAGTTACAAAGTTATTAGCGAAAATCGTCAAGCCCGTTATTTGTATGAAATCCTGGAAACCTACGAAGCTGGAATTCAGTTGGTAGGAACCGAGGTGAAGTCAATTCGTGCGGGTAAGGTCAATCTCCAAGATGGCTATGCTTTGATTCGCGATGGTGAAGCATGGTTAATTAACGCGCATATCTCCCCTTACAATGCTAGTGGAAGCTATTTTAATCATGAACCACGCCGCACGCGTAAACTGTTGTTGCATCGCCAAGAAATCCGCAAGCTCATTGGTAAAGTGGAACAACAGGGTTTAACTCTAGTGCCTTTGAAGATGTATTTCAAACGCGGTAGAGTAAAAGTGGTTATAGCCCTTGGTAAAGGTAAAAAGCTCCACGATAAGCGAGAAGACTTGAAAAAACGCCAAGATAAACGGGATATGCAACGGGCAATGAAAAATTATTAA
- a CDS encoding helix-turn-helix domain-containing protein — protein sequence MLKAYKYRIYPTSEQAILLAKSFGCVRWFYNYALNLTSETYKATGKGLSRNDIINLLPSLKKEHEWLTEPPSQCLQQVALDLSSAFLNFFEKRLFRT from the coding sequence ATGTTAAAAGCCTACAAGTACAGAATCTATCCAACCAGTGAGCAAGCGATATTGCTTGCCAAGTCGTTTGGATGTGTACGCTGGTTTTACAACTATGCGCTTAACTTAACTAGCGAAACATATAAAGCAACAGGTAAGGGGTTAAGTCGTAATGACATCATTAATCTGTTACCGTCATTGAAAAAAGAACATGAATGGTTAACAGAACCCCCCTCTCAATGTTTACAACAAGTAGCTTTGGACTTGTCTAGTGCGTTTTTGAATTTCTTTGAAAAACGGCTCTTCCGTACTTAG
- a CDS encoding response regulator transcription factor codes for MPLTILVVDDDLGTRLSISDYLELSGYSVITANDGQEALMMVEEYRPDLIVTDIVMPQMNGYELVRRVRQQPPFRLLPVILLTARTKTQERILGYQSGCDLYLPKPFELEELAAAIRNLLERSQIIQSEYRFSHQGNVNNSPQPKAVEAHHPQYNHIQQSQIISSLTTREQEVLDLLTHGFSNAEMGLQLHLSARTVEKYVSSLLRKTDTSNRAELVRFAIKHGLVE; via the coding sequence ATGCCCTTGACGATCCTTGTAGTGGATGACGACCTGGGTACTCGTCTGTCAATTAGCGATTATCTTGAACTGTCTGGCTACTCAGTGATCACAGCTAATGATGGTCAAGAGGCGTTGATGATGGTAGAAGAGTATCGTCCTGATTTAATTGTCACCGATATTGTGATGCCGCAAATGAACGGCTATGAATTGGTGCGCCGGGTGCGTCAACAACCACCGTTCCGTTTATTACCTGTGATTTTATTAACCGCACGTACAAAGACCCAGGAAAGAATTCTGGGCTACCAGTCAGGGTGTGATTTATACTTGCCTAAGCCTTTTGAGTTAGAAGAATTAGCAGCAGCTATTCGCAATCTATTAGAGCGATCGCAAATTATTCAATCTGAGTATCGCTTTTCTCATCAAGGGAATGTGAACAATTCTCCCCAACCAAAAGCGGTGGAAGCACATCACCCTCAATATAATCATATTCAGCAATCGCAAATCATCTCATCCCTGACTACCAGAGAACAGGAAGTGCTAGATCTGTTGACTCATGGTTTTTCTAATGCGGAAATGGGTCTTCAGCTACACTTGAGTGCGCGGACAGTCGAAAAGTACGTTAGCAGTTTATTGAGAAAAACAGACACCAGTAACCGAGCCGAACTTGTCCGCTTCGCGATTAAGCATGGTTTAGTTGAATAG
- the ftsH3 gene encoding ATP-dependent zinc metalloprotease FtsH3: MNKRWRNAGLYALLFIVVIALGTAFFDKQPQSRETWRYSQFIQEVEKGTVDKVSLSADRTTALVTSRDGNKKIVTLVNDPDLINTLTAKGVDISVLPQTDEGFWFKALSSLFFPVLLLVGLFFLLRRAQGGPGSQAMNFGKSKARVQMEPQTQVTFGDVAGIDQAKLELNEVVDFLKNADRFTAVGAKIPKGVLLVGPPGTGKTLLARAVAGEAGVPFFSISGSEFVEMFVGVGASRVRDLFEQAKSNAPCIVFIDEIDAVGRQRGAGLGGGNDEREQTLNQLLTEMDGFEGNTGIIIIAATNRPDVLDAALLRPGRFDRQVVVDRPDYAGRSEILKVHARGKTLAKDVDLDRIARRTPGFTGADLSNLLNEAAILAARRNLTEISMDEINDAIDRVLAGPEKKDRVMSEKRKTLVAYHEAGHALVGALMPDYDPVQKISIIPRGRAGGLTWFTPSEDRMDTGLYSRAYLENQMAVALGGRIAEELIFGEEEVTTGASNDLQQVARVARQMITRFGMSDRLGPVALGRQQGNMFLGRDIMSERDFSEETAAAIDEEVRKLVDVAYTRAKEVLVNNRHILDQIAQMLVDKETVDADELQEILGNNDVKTAAFA, translated from the coding sequence GTGAATAAAAGATGGAGAAATGCGGGGCTGTACGCGCTGCTATTTATTGTTGTCATTGCGCTAGGAACAGCATTCTTTGACAAACAACCCCAAAGTAGAGAAACATGGCGATACAGTCAATTTATCCAAGAAGTGGAAAAAGGCACAGTAGATAAAGTCAGTCTGAGTGCAGACCGTACTACAGCCCTGGTAACATCCAGAGACGGTAACAAGAAAATAGTAACTTTAGTCAACGACCCTGACTTAATCAACACGCTCACCGCAAAAGGTGTTGATATCTCTGTTTTGCCCCAAACCGACGAAGGATTTTGGTTTAAAGCACTTAGCAGCTTATTTTTCCCTGTATTGCTTCTAGTTGGCTTATTTTTCTTGCTCCGCCGCGCTCAAGGTGGTCCAGGTAGCCAAGCGATGAACTTTGGTAAGTCTAAAGCCAGAGTGCAAATGGAGCCACAAACCCAAGTAACCTTTGGTGATGTCGCTGGTATTGACCAAGCTAAATTAGAGCTAAACGAAGTCGTAGACTTTCTCAAAAATGCCGATCGCTTTACCGCAGTTGGTGCAAAAATTCCTAAAGGTGTCCTGCTAGTAGGTCCTCCTGGTACTGGTAAAACCCTCCTCGCTCGTGCTGTCGCAGGTGAAGCAGGTGTACCCTTCTTCTCCATCTCCGGTTCTGAGTTTGTAGAAATGTTCGTCGGTGTCGGTGCTTCCCGCGTCCGGGACTTGTTTGAACAAGCCAAATCTAATGCTCCCTGTATCGTCTTCATCGATGAAATTGACGCCGTAGGTCGTCAACGGGGTGCAGGTTTAGGCGGTGGTAACGATGAACGGGAACAAACCCTCAACCAGTTGCTCACCGAAATGGATGGTTTTGAAGGTAACACTGGTATCATCATTATTGCTGCTACCAACCGTCCCGATGTCTTAGACGCAGCATTATTGCGTCCTGGTCGCTTCGACCGTCAAGTTGTCGTAGACCGTCCCGACTACGCAGGGCGCAGTGAAATCCTCAAGGTACATGCCCGTGGTAAGACCTTAGCCAAAGATGTAGACTTGGATAGAATCGCCCGTCGTACCCCAGGGTTTACCGGTGCAGATTTGTCCAACCTGCTGAATGAAGCCGCAATTTTAGCAGCACGGCGAAACTTAACCGAAATCTCGATGGACGAAATCAACGACGCTATCGACCGGGTATTAGCAGGGCCAGAAAAGAAAGACCGAGTAATGAGCGAAAAGCGCAAAACCTTAGTAGCTTATCACGAAGCTGGTCACGCCTTAGTTGGTGCCTTAATGCCCGACTATGACCCAGTACAAAAGATTAGCATCATTCCTCGTGGTCGTGCAGGTGGTTTAACTTGGTTTACCCCCAGCGAAGACCGCATGGACACCGGTTTATACAGCCGCGCTTATCTCGAAAATCAGATGGCTGTAGCTTTAGGTGGTCGCATCGCTGAAGAATTAATCTTCGGTGAAGAAGAAGTCACCACAGGCGCTTCCAACGACCTACAACAAGTAGCCCGTGTTGCTCGTCAGATGATAACACGATTTGGCATGAGCGATCGCCTAGGCCCAGTTGCCCTTGGTCGTCAGCAAGGTAATATGTTCCTCGGTCGCGATATCATGTCAGAGCGTGATTTCTCCGAAGAAACCGCCGCAGCCATTGATGAAGAAGTCCGCAAACTAGTAGATGTCGCCTATACACGCGCCAAAGAAGTGCTAGTTAATAACCGTCATATTCTTGATCAAATCGCGCAAATGCTGGTTGATAAAGAAACCGTAGATGCAGATGAATTGCAAGAAATTTTGGGAAATAACGACGTGAAAACCGCTGCGTTTGCCTAA
- a CDS encoding aminotransferase class IV translates to MFWYDGKLIESRTLELDIDDPGLLYGATVFTTLRVYDHSLDSTLTNWRSHCDRLQSSLQYFGWQQPNWNRVRQGAQILLAHFPVLRITLFPDGREWIIGRFLPPNLTQLQKNGIMCAVSSCELTRNLPSHKTGNYLSAWLAKNSAHKLDAQEAILVDTGGNWLETSTGNLWGWRDGCWWTPPVANSILPGIMRKQIVNWLRIQQHQVKEEPWTMELVKGLEAIAYTNSVVEIIPIHTVKHPTGSLEYNPDHASFQQLRKLFLP, encoded by the coding sequence ATGTTCTGGTACGACGGTAAATTAATTGAGTCGCGAACCCTGGAATTAGACATTGACGATCCAGGGTTACTCTATGGTGCAACAGTTTTTACAACGTTGCGGGTTTATGACCACTCCCTCGATAGCACTTTAACCAACTGGCGCTCACACTGCGATCGCCTACAATCTAGTTTGCAGTATTTCGGTTGGCAGCAACCAAACTGGAATAGAGTGCGTCAAGGTGCCCAAATTCTCTTGGCACATTTCCCGGTTCTGCGAATTACTCTCTTTCCTGATGGACGAGAATGGATAATTGGCAGGTTTTTACCACCCAATTTGACACAATTACAAAAAAATGGTATAATGTGCGCCGTTTCTAGCTGCGAATTAACTCGCAATTTACCGAGTCACAAAACAGGCAACTATTTGAGTGCGTGGTTAGCAAAGAATAGCGCTCACAAGTTAGATGCTCAAGAGGCGATTTTAGTTGATACTGGGGGAAATTGGCTAGAAACTAGCACAGGCAATCTTTGGGGATGGCGGGATGGTTGTTGGTGGACACCGCCGGTAGCAAATTCAATTTTGCCAGGAATTATGAGAAAGCAGATTGTAAATTGGTTAAGAATCCAGCAACACCAGGTAAAGGAGGAACCTTGGACAATGGAGTTAGTCAAGGGATTGGAAGCGATCGCCTACACTAATAGTGTGGTGGAAATCATCCCCATCCATACCGTTAAGCACCCCACAGGGTCGCTAGAATATAATCCCGACCATGCTAGTTTTCAGCAACTCAGGAAGCTTTTTCTACCATAA